A single genomic interval of Arthrobacter globiformis harbors:
- the moaA gene encoding GTP 3',8-cyclase MoaA, translated as MTVQLGIPALRPVLTNYQGTAPDPRPPELPSALLDRFGRQATDMRLSVTDKCNLRCTYCMPAEGLQWLPKKAVMTAGEIERIVGLGVERLGVRELRITGGEPLVRPDLVDIIAALRQRHPRLPISMTTNGVGLEKKAKSLKAAGLTRVNVSLDSLHEEIFTQLTRRPFLGQVLAGVEAARAVGLGPVKINAVLMRGINDHGAPGLLAWALERNFELRFIEQMPLDAQRGWTEREMITALEIRALLSADFVLDRDRRQRDGAPAERFEVRRRKGATGEASGPVLGTVGIIASVSEPFCADCRRTRITAEGKVMSCLFSRDEFDLLGPLRTGAHDDELVRRWQDAMWMKPRAHGMDQTGLGTEEFVQPERSMSAIGG; from the coding sequence ATGACCGTTCAGCTAGGTATCCCAGCATTGCGCCCCGTCCTCACCAACTATCAGGGGACCGCTCCGGATCCGCGTCCGCCCGAACTTCCCTCGGCACTACTGGACCGCTTTGGCCGTCAAGCAACGGACATGCGGCTGTCGGTCACGGACAAATGTAACCTTCGCTGCACCTACTGCATGCCGGCAGAAGGCTTGCAATGGCTGCCAAAAAAAGCCGTCATGACAGCGGGCGAGATTGAGAGAATCGTCGGCCTCGGCGTCGAGCGTCTGGGCGTGAGGGAACTCCGAATCACCGGCGGAGAACCCCTGGTCCGGCCAGACCTCGTGGATATTATCGCCGCACTGCGGCAGCGCCACCCCCGCCTCCCCATCTCCATGACTACCAACGGCGTCGGGCTTGAGAAGAAGGCGAAGTCGCTCAAGGCGGCGGGGCTAACCAGGGTCAATGTTTCCCTCGACTCCCTGCATGAGGAAATCTTTACGCAGTTGACCCGGCGCCCGTTCCTCGGCCAGGTTCTCGCCGGCGTCGAAGCCGCCCGCGCCGTTGGCCTAGGCCCGGTCAAGATCAACGCAGTGCTGATGAGGGGTATCAATGACCACGGAGCCCCGGGGCTCTTGGCATGGGCATTGGAGCGAAACTTTGAACTGCGCTTCATCGAACAAATGCCGTTGGATGCCCAACGCGGATGGACAGAACGGGAGATGATTACGGCCCTCGAAATCCGCGCCCTGCTCTCAGCAGACTTTGTCCTGGATCGGGATCGCCGTCAGCGGGACGGCGCGCCAGCCGAACGGTTTGAAGTGCGACGGCGGAAGGGTGCTACCGGTGAGGCATCCGGACCTGTTTTGGGAACCGTGGGGATTATCGCGTCCGTCAGCGAACCTTTCTGTGCCGATTGCCGACGAACCCGCATTACCGCTGAGGGGAAGGTCATGAGCTGCCTCTTCTCCCGGGACGAGTTCGATCTCTTGGGGCCTTTGCGAACCGGTGCGCATGACGACGAACTGGTGCGGCGCTGGCAGGATGCCATGTGGATGAAACCCCGCGCGCACGGCATGGACCAGACTGGTCTCGGAACCGAAGAGTTTGTGCAGCCAGAGCGCAGTATGAGTGCGATCGGAGGCTGA
- a CDS encoding aromatic ring-hydroxylating oxygenase subunit alpha, translated as MTASVNAPLNSRGKLASSLPAEQLAEISELFEFRRKGYSLDAPFYTDATIFKIDMEAIFGQHWIFAASIAELPEAGDYVTVDYGPYSLIVLRNDDGGVNVLHNVCRHRGARVLTEPAGSTGNLVCGYHSWTYSPEGNLIHASAPGETKFDKGCFGLKRAHSRVVAGLIFVCIADEPPADFDETAKIFEPYLAPHDLSKTKIAYQQNIVEEGNWKLVMENNRECYHCDGHPELACSLFPTWGLTEGLIPAHLEEVWDRNKEAQSSLEERCRRYGLPYEVVEELDTRIAGIRISRESLDGDGESFSPDGHRLSKKLLGDLPDFRLGRCSMHLQPNSWFHFQSDHVITFGVFPINEHQSLVRTTWLVADDAEEGVDYDLEKLTYTWKQTNLQDKAFVELCQTGAGSPAYEPGPYMKSEYQVEAFINWYVQRVQEHLA; from the coding sequence ATGACTGCTTCAGTGAACGCGCCCCTCAATTCACGCGGAAAACTCGCTTCATCTTTGCCTGCAGAGCAGCTGGCGGAGATCAGCGAGCTGTTCGAGTTCCGGCGCAAGGGATATTCCCTCGACGCGCCCTTCTACACCGATGCCACGATTTTCAAGATCGACATGGAAGCCATTTTTGGCCAGCACTGGATTTTTGCCGCCAGCATCGCCGAACTCCCGGAGGCTGGCGACTACGTCACCGTTGACTATGGACCCTACTCCCTGATCGTGCTGCGCAATGACGACGGCGGCGTGAACGTCCTGCACAACGTATGCCGCCACCGCGGCGCCCGCGTCCTGACTGAGCCCGCCGGGTCAACAGGAAACCTGGTCTGCGGATACCACTCCTGGACATACTCGCCGGAGGGCAATCTGATCCACGCCTCGGCACCGGGGGAAACGAAGTTCGACAAGGGCTGCTTCGGCCTCAAGCGCGCCCACAGCCGCGTTGTCGCCGGACTCATCTTCGTCTGCATTGCGGACGAACCGCCGGCGGATTTCGACGAAACCGCTAAGATCTTCGAGCCTTACCTCGCGCCCCACGATCTGTCGAAGACGAAAATCGCCTACCAGCAGAACATCGTCGAGGAGGGCAACTGGAAGCTCGTCATGGAGAACAACCGTGAGTGCTACCACTGCGACGGCCACCCGGAACTCGCCTGTTCCCTCTTTCCCACCTGGGGCCTGACGGAGGGCCTCATCCCGGCCCACCTGGAGGAAGTGTGGGACCGCAACAAGGAAGCACAGTCATCGCTCGAGGAGCGTTGCCGCCGCTATGGTCTTCCCTATGAGGTGGTGGAGGAACTCGACACGCGCATCGCAGGAATCCGCATCTCCAGGGAATCGCTCGACGGCGACGGCGAATCGTTCTCGCCCGATGGGCACAGGCTCTCCAAGAAGCTGCTCGGCGACTTGCCCGACTTCCGCCTTGGCCGCTGCTCGATGCACCTGCAGCCCAACAGCTGGTTCCACTTCCAGAGCGACCACGTCATCACGTTCGGCGTTTTCCCCATCAACGAACACCAGTCCCTGGTGCGCACCACCTGGCTGGTAGCTGACGACGCCGAGGAAGGCGTCGACTATGACCTGGAGAAACTCACCTACACCTGGAAGCAGACCAATCTGCAGGACAAGGCGTTCGTGGAGCTGTGCCAGACGGGCGCCGGCAGCCCCGCCTACGAGCCCGGCCCTTACATGAAGAGCGAGTACCAGGTGGAGGCATTCATCAACTGGTACGTTCAGCGCGTGCAGGAGCACTTGGCATGA
- the katG gene encoding catalase/peroxidase HPI: MTDRQEHPPVPTPGSAQGLDSKVEGGCPVAHGSVTSHGSESENPAIDSPQPKGHRPRTVSDWWPNQLDLSVLHSHNPAGNPLGPTFSYSEEFQKLDVEALKQDITEVLTTSQDWWPADFGHYGGLMIRLSWHAAGTYRVHDGRGGAGDGSQRFAPLNSWPDNANLDKARRLLWPVKQKYGQKLSWADLLVLAGNVALESMGFKTFGFAFGREDVWEPEEIFWGPEDTWLGDERYIGEGQMSEEVGSTEMGLIYVNPEGPMGNPDPKLAAAFIRETFKRMAMNDEETFALIAGGHTFGKTHGAGDADAHVGPEPEAADLEAQGLGWLSTYGSGKGGDTITSGLEVTWTDRPTQWSNRFLEILFEYEWELVKSPAGAHQWVAKDAPEIIPDAHDPEKKHRPTMLTTDLSLRFDPIYAEIGRRFLKNPDEFQLAFAKAWYKLLHRDMGPVGPHMLGPWVPEAQLWQDPVPAVDHELVNEQDIASLKASLLDSGLSVSQLAGTAWAAASTYRKTDRRGGANGARIRLEPQRGWAVNEPEQLSTALQSIERVQQQFNSAQANGKKVTLADLIVLGGCAAVEKAASDAGFPVTVPFRPGRTDAAQDQTDVEQFQYLKPRADGFRNYVRPGEKLQPETLLLDKAYLLDLSAPEMTALIGGMRALGTNVGGSNHGVLTDRAQVLTNDFFVNLLSPGTKWKASETEENVYEINDVATGELKWTATPVDLVFGSNSQLRALSEVYASDDAREKFVNDFVAAWVKVMELDRFDLD, translated from the coding sequence ATGACTGATCGACAGGAACACCCTCCGGTCCCCACCCCGGGCAGCGCCCAAGGCCTGGACAGCAAGGTTGAGGGCGGCTGCCCGGTGGCGCACGGAAGCGTGACCTCGCACGGCAGCGAGAGTGAGAACCCGGCCATTGACTCGCCGCAGCCCAAGGGGCACCGGCCGCGGACCGTCTCGGACTGGTGGCCCAACCAGCTGGACCTCTCGGTGCTCCACTCACACAATCCCGCGGGTAACCCGCTAGGCCCCACGTTCAGCTACTCGGAGGAGTTCCAGAAGCTCGACGTCGAGGCCCTCAAGCAGGACATCACCGAGGTCCTCACCACGTCCCAGGATTGGTGGCCGGCGGACTTCGGCCACTACGGCGGCCTAATGATCCGGCTGAGCTGGCACGCCGCCGGCACCTACCGTGTCCACGATGGCCGCGGTGGTGCAGGCGACGGCAGCCAGCGCTTTGCCCCGCTGAACAGCTGGCCGGACAACGCGAACCTGGACAAGGCCCGGCGGCTGCTGTGGCCGGTCAAGCAGAAGTACGGCCAGAAGCTCTCCTGGGCCGATCTGCTGGTCCTCGCGGGCAACGTGGCTCTCGAGTCCATGGGCTTTAAGACCTTTGGCTTCGCCTTCGGCCGGGAGGATGTCTGGGAGCCCGAAGAGATTTTCTGGGGCCCTGAAGACACGTGGCTCGGCGACGAACGCTACATCGGCGAAGGCCAGATGTCGGAGGAAGTGGGCTCCACGGAGATGGGCCTGATCTACGTCAACCCCGAGGGGCCCATGGGCAACCCGGATCCCAAGCTGGCGGCAGCGTTCATCCGCGAGACCTTCAAGCGGATGGCCATGAACGACGAGGAGACCTTCGCACTGATCGCCGGCGGTCACACGTTCGGCAAAACCCACGGCGCCGGAGATGCCGATGCGCACGTGGGCCCCGAGCCGGAGGCCGCCGACCTCGAAGCACAGGGCTTGGGCTGGCTCAGCACCTACGGCAGCGGCAAGGGCGGTGACACGATCACCTCCGGACTCGAAGTCACCTGGACGGACCGGCCCACCCAGTGGAGCAACCGCTTCCTGGAGATCCTGTTCGAATACGAGTGGGAGCTGGTCAAGAGCCCAGCCGGCGCCCACCAGTGGGTTGCCAAGGACGCCCCGGAAATCATCCCGGACGCGCACGACCCCGAGAAAAAGCACCGGCCCACCATGCTGACCACGGACCTGTCGCTGCGCTTCGACCCGATCTATGCGGAGATCGGCCGGCGCTTCCTGAAGAACCCGGACGAGTTCCAGCTCGCCTTCGCCAAGGCCTGGTACAAGCTGCTGCACCGCGACATGGGACCTGTCGGCCCGCACATGCTCGGGCCGTGGGTCCCCGAAGCCCAGCTGTGGCAGGACCCGGTCCCGGCAGTGGACCACGAGCTGGTCAATGAGCAGGACATTGCGTCCCTCAAGGCGTCGCTCCTAGACTCCGGCCTGTCCGTCTCCCAGCTTGCCGGCACCGCATGGGCGGCCGCGTCCACCTACCGCAAGACCGACAGGCGCGGCGGGGCCAACGGTGCACGGATCCGGCTGGAGCCGCAGCGCGGCTGGGCGGTCAACGAGCCCGAGCAGCTGTCAACGGCTTTGCAGTCCATCGAGAGGGTGCAGCAGCAGTTCAACTCCGCCCAGGCCAACGGCAAGAAGGTTACGCTCGCTGACCTGATCGTCCTTGGCGGCTGTGCCGCGGTGGAGAAGGCAGCGAGCGACGCCGGGTTCCCCGTCACTGTGCCGTTCCGTCCAGGCCGCACTGATGCGGCTCAGGACCAGACCGACGTCGAGCAGTTCCAGTACCTGAAGCCGCGGGCGGACGGATTCCGGAACTACGTCCGCCCCGGCGAGAAGCTCCAGCCGGAGACCCTCCTGCTGGACAAGGCGTACCTGCTGGACCTCTCTGCGCCGGAAATGACAGCACTCATCGGCGGCATGCGAGCCCTGGGCACCAACGTCGGAGGCTCCAACCACGGCGTCCTCACGGACAGGGCGCAGGTCCTGACGAACGACTTCTTCGTCAACCTCCTGTCCCCCGGCACCAAGTGGAAGGCATCCGAGACGGAGGAGAACGTCTACGAGATCAACGATGTCGCCACCGGCGAGCTGAAGTGGACGGCCACGCCGGTGGACCTGGTCTTCGGTTCCAACTCCCAGCTCCGGGCACTGTCTGAGGTCTATGCCAGCGACGACGCCAGGGAGAAGTTCGTCAACGACTTCGTGGCCGCCTGGGTAAAGGTCATGGAGCTTGACCGCTTCGATCTGGACTGA
- a CDS encoding LysR family transcriptional regulator — protein MIDSRLITLRVFARCGTVGATAELMGYSPSAVSAQLRELQRVLGMQLLTKDGRGVRLTATGRFLVAGSDTLIADWESLRAAAMEAGDQVQSRFGLGGFSTAAAQLLAPLAATLRSTRPLVEVQVLEANPARCFDLLVAERIDLAVIVAMQSDTYLEDDPRFEQTVLLDDPLDVIIPSDHPLASRESVTLEELASEPWITEAAGSTYHSLFTAAFTAVGVTPRIAHEAVEWETQIAFVGAGLGVGLLPRLAPLRSAENVVRLRITGKGKPTRRIVAAVRRGSITSPLIQESLGILQVSANRILAARPEDDL, from the coding sequence ATGATCGATTCAAGGCTCATCACACTTCGGGTCTTTGCCCGGTGTGGCACCGTGGGCGCAACTGCGGAGCTCATGGGTTATTCTCCCTCTGCCGTCTCCGCGCAATTGCGGGAGCTCCAGCGTGTGCTTGGGATGCAGCTGCTGACGAAGGACGGCCGGGGTGTGCGGCTGACCGCCACGGGCCGCTTTCTCGTGGCGGGCTCGGACACCCTCATTGCCGACTGGGAGAGCCTGCGCGCCGCTGCCATGGAGGCCGGCGACCAGGTCCAGTCTCGTTTTGGCCTCGGCGGATTCTCCACGGCGGCCGCCCAGTTGCTCGCGCCGCTGGCCGCCACCCTGCGCTCAACACGCCCCCTGGTAGAGGTGCAGGTACTCGAGGCCAACCCGGCCCGCTGCTTCGACTTGTTGGTTGCCGAGCGAATCGACCTCGCGGTCATCGTCGCCATGCAGTCCGACACCTATCTTGAGGACGATCCGCGCTTCGAGCAGACCGTCCTGCTCGACGATCCCCTGGACGTGATCATCCCCTCCGACCATCCGTTGGCATCACGGGAATCGGTGACGCTCGAAGAGCTGGCATCGGAACCCTGGATCACCGAGGCCGCCGGTTCCACCTACCATTCCCTGTTCACCGCAGCGTTCACGGCAGTCGGGGTGACGCCGCGGATTGCCCATGAGGCCGTTGAATGGGAAACCCAGATCGCCTTCGTTGGTGCCGGGCTGGGCGTGGGCCTGCTGCCGCGACTCGCACCCCTGCGTAGTGCCGAAAACGTGGTCCGACTGCGCATAACGGGCAAGGGGAAGCCCACACGCCGTATCGTCGCTGCAGTGCGCAGGGGCAGCATCACGTCGCCCCTGATCCAGGAGTCGCTCGGCATCCTGCAGGTCAGCGCCAATCGGATCCTCGCCGCCCGACCCGAAGACGATCTCTGA
- a CDS encoding ferredoxin reductase, with product MIELGTVAAILEPQRIRGLEMPWNRVMGTTEGPAGAARALGPWHPQEFMAECVETVPEAGGMMTFVFRRCDGAPLAFRAGQYVNVAFPVNGEDQDPVDRSYSLSSSPTEPWTFSITVKCDPTGLVSPWVHENVAPGTVLEMLGPVGAFHLPDADRRARYLLLAAGAGITPIMSMLRTIHSLPGTADVVVLYHGAEAGGFAFHEELAYIASVDSRVKVFYALGDRSKPEGWEWLSGRLTAAMLDDVAPDANGRQVYACGPEGYLNTATELLGKIGVDDTSINMEFFTGDRQTILEYQAEIALAVDIAEEIAEEIADSAEDYYESQPTAFGLYEPGYDAEGPLKATGLPLETVDPDAPTSEAPDGSPDVGPEAATPDASSFDTVGTGSLTLSFMRTGINVRIDPTEHILGPAQRAGVRIGANCKEGMCGSCKIVKLSGEIEMNHQGGIRAREIDAGKFLPCCSTARTDMVIDA from the coding sequence ATGATTGAACTCGGCACCGTCGCGGCAATCCTGGAACCACAGCGCATTCGCGGTCTGGAGATGCCGTGGAACAGGGTGATGGGCACCACCGAGGGACCCGCCGGTGCCGCCCGCGCATTGGGCCCCTGGCATCCGCAGGAGTTCATGGCCGAATGTGTCGAGACCGTTCCCGAGGCGGGCGGCATGATGACCTTCGTGTTCCGCCGCTGCGACGGTGCGCCCCTGGCGTTCCGTGCGGGCCAGTACGTGAACGTTGCCTTTCCCGTGAACGGCGAGGACCAGGATCCGGTGGACCGCAGCTACTCGCTGTCCAGTTCGCCCACCGAGCCGTGGACCTTCAGCATCACAGTCAAATGCGACCCCACGGGACTGGTTTCACCGTGGGTGCACGAGAACGTCGCACCCGGCACCGTCCTCGAGATGCTCGGACCGGTCGGGGCATTTCACCTGCCCGATGCCGACCGGCGGGCACGGTACCTCTTGCTGGCCGCCGGCGCAGGCATCACCCCCATCATGTCGATGCTGCGGACCATCCACTCCCTGCCCGGAACGGCCGATGTCGTGGTGCTCTACCACGGAGCGGAGGCCGGAGGATTTGCCTTCCACGAGGAGCTTGCCTACATCGCCTCCGTGGACTCGCGAGTCAAGGTCTTCTACGCCCTGGGCGACCGCAGTAAACCCGAAGGGTGGGAATGGCTCAGCGGAAGGCTGACGGCGGCCATGCTCGACGACGTTGCCCCCGATGCCAACGGCCGCCAGGTCTATGCCTGCGGCCCCGAGGGTTACCTGAACACCGCTACCGAGCTCTTGGGGAAGATCGGGGTCGACGACACCTCCATCAACATGGAATTCTTCACGGGAGACCGCCAGACGATCCTTGAATACCAGGCGGAGATCGCGCTTGCAGTGGACATTGCCGAGGAAATCGCCGAGGAAATCGCGGATTCCGCCGAGGACTACTACGAAAGCCAGCCCACAGCGTTCGGGCTCTACGAGCCCGGCTACGACGCCGAGGGACCCCTGAAGGCCACGGGGCTGCCGCTGGAAACCGTCGACCCGGACGCGCCCACGTCCGAAGCCCCCGACGGCAGTCCGGACGTGGGGCCAGAAGCTGCCACCCCTGACGCCTCGAGCTTCGACACGGTCGGAACGGGAAGCCTCACCCTGTCCTTCATGCGCACCGGCATCAATGTGCGCATCGACCCCACCGAGCACATCCTGGGTCCGGCCCAGCGTGCGGGCGTCAGGATCGGCGCGAACTGCAAGGAAGGCATGTGCGGCTCCTGCAAGATCGTCAAACTTTCCGGGGAGATCGAGATGAACCACCAGGGCGGGATCCGGGCACGGGAAATCGATGCAGGCAAGTTCCTGCCCTGCTGCTCCACAGCGCGGACCGATATGGTGATCGATGCCTAG